One region of Microbacterium sp. M28 genomic DNA includes:
- a CDS encoding ribose-phosphate diphosphokinase, which produces MARKKKTVELDRDNGIAPGLVAKTKKRLVVAGGRSHPELTRAVAEALGTELAPTEHRTFASGEIYSRFEVSIRGCDLFLVQTFGEPVNEWLMETLIMIDAAKRASAKRITVVAPYYPYSRQDKKGRGREPISARLVADLLKTAGADRVMSVDLHAAQIQGFFDGPVDHLFAKPVLLDYFERTLSPADREILTVVSPDMGRVRVADTWSDSLGAPLAIIHKRRDPKVANQVSVHEIVGTVEGRTCLLVDDMIDTGGTIVKAAQALKANGAHRVIVAATHAIFSDPANERLQDSSIDEVVVTDTIPLTESRRWENLTILPIAPLLARAIREVFEDGSVTSMFGGDA; this is translated from the coding sequence ATGGCGCGCAAGAAGAAGACCGTTGAACTGGATCGGGACAACGGCATCGCGCCGGGACTCGTCGCCAAGACGAAGAAGCGGCTCGTCGTCGCAGGCGGGCGTTCGCACCCCGAACTGACCCGCGCTGTGGCCGAGGCGCTGGGCACCGAACTCGCACCGACCGAGCACCGCACGTTCGCGTCGGGTGAGATCTACTCGCGCTTCGAGGTGTCGATCCGCGGTTGCGACCTGTTCCTCGTCCAGACCTTCGGCGAGCCGGTCAACGAGTGGCTCATGGAGACGCTCATCATGATCGACGCGGCCAAGCGCGCGTCGGCGAAGCGGATCACGGTCGTCGCGCCGTACTACCCCTACTCCCGCCAGGACAAGAAGGGCCGAGGCCGCGAGCCGATCAGCGCCCGCCTGGTCGCCGACCTGCTCAAGACCGCAGGCGCCGACCGCGTGATGAGCGTCGATCTGCACGCCGCGCAGATCCAGGGCTTCTTCGACGGGCCAGTGGACCACCTGTTCGCCAAGCCTGTCCTGCTGGACTACTTCGAGCGCACCCTGAGCCCCGCGGATCGGGAGATCCTCACGGTCGTCTCCCCGGACATGGGCCGTGTGCGCGTGGCGGACACGTGGTCGGACAGCCTCGGCGCCCCGCTCGCGATCATCCACAAGCGTCGCGACCCGAAGGTCGCGAACCAGGTCTCCGTGCACGAGATCGTCGGCACGGTCGAGGGCCGCACCTGCCTGCTCGTCGATGACATGATCGACACCGGCGGCACGATCGTCAAGGCCGCCCAGGCGCTGAAGGCCAACGGCGCGCACCGCGTCATCGTCGCGGCGACCCACGCGATCTTCAGCGACCCGGCGAACGAGCGCCTGCAGGACTCGTCGATCGACGAGGTCGTCGTCACCGACACGATCCCGCTCACCGAGTCGCGCCGCTGGGAGAACCTCACGATCCTGCCGATCGCTCCGCTGCTGGCACGCGCCATCCGCGAGGTGTTCGAGGACGGTTCCGTCACGAGCATGTTCGGCGGAGACGCGTAG
- a CDS encoding gluconokinase: MTLTKNAITVVVMGVQGIGKSTIGRLLGDRLGVPFIDGDRLHPPRNVESMAAGIPLTDADREPWLHAVGETLAAHKATGVVVACSALRRTYRDLIRSHEPDVRFVEPWGPIELVAERVGARTHEYMPATLLQSQYDTLEPLAEDERGLRVSVVQTPEQIVDTVVAALFGEAEALA, encoded by the coding sequence ATGACGTTGACGAAGAATGCGATCACGGTCGTGGTCATGGGTGTGCAGGGCATCGGGAAATCGACGATCGGGCGTCTGCTGGGAGACCGGCTGGGCGTGCCCTTCATCGACGGCGACCGGCTGCACCCGCCGCGCAACGTCGAGTCCATGGCGGCGGGGATCCCCCTGACGGACGCCGACCGCGAGCCATGGCTGCACGCCGTCGGTGAGACGCTCGCCGCCCACAAGGCGACCGGGGTCGTCGTGGCATGCTCGGCGCTGCGTCGCACCTACCGGGACCTGATCCGCTCGCACGAGCCGGACGTCCGCTTCGTGGAGCCGTGGGGCCCGATCGAGCTGGTCGCCGAGCGGGTCGGTGCGCGTACGCACGAGTACATGCCTGCGACCCTGCTCCAGTCGCAGTACGACACGCTCGAGCCGCTCGCGGAGGACGAGCGCGGCCTTCGCGTCAGCGTGGTGCAGACGCCCGAGCAGATCGTCGACACGGTCGTCGCCGCGCTCTTCGGCGAGGCGGAGGCGCTCGCGTGA
- a CDS encoding response regulator transcription factor — translation MTTDLPELRRADGSPLRILAVDDEQMLTDLLAMALRMEGWEVRTASSGLEALQVAREFEPDALVLDIMMPDLDGMSVLRRLRESGNFVPVLFLTAKDAVADRIAGLTAGGDDYVTKPFSLEEIIARLRAIIRRSGQATADDSQSILRVADLTLNEDSHEVVRGGDEIELTATEFELLRYLMRNERRVLSKAQILDRVWSYDFGGKSSVVELYISYLRKKIDAGRTPLLHTVRGVGYMIKAPQ, via the coding sequence ATGACCACCGATCTGCCTGAACTCCGCCGCGCGGACGGCTCGCCGCTGCGCATCCTCGCCGTCGACGACGAGCAGATGCTCACGGACCTCCTGGCCATGGCGCTGCGCATGGAGGGCTGGGAGGTGCGCACCGCGTCATCCGGCCTGGAAGCGTTGCAGGTGGCCCGCGAGTTCGAGCCGGATGCGCTCGTGCTCGACATCATGATGCCCGACCTCGACGGCATGTCGGTTCTGCGCCGCCTGCGCGAGTCAGGCAACTTCGTTCCGGTGCTGTTCCTGACCGCGAAGGATGCCGTCGCCGACCGCATCGCAGGTCTGACCGCCGGAGGCGACGACTACGTCACCAAGCCCTTCAGCCTGGAGGAGATCATCGCCCGCCTCCGCGCGATCATCCGCCGCAGCGGCCAGGCCACGGCGGACGACTCCCAGTCGATCCTGCGCGTCGCCGACCTGACGCTCAACGAGGACAGCCACGAGGTCGTCCGCGGCGGCGACGAGATCGAGCTCACCGCGACCGAGTTCGAACTGCTGCGCTATCTCATGCGCAACGAACGACGGGTGCTGTCCAAGGCCCAGATCCTGGACCGCGTGTGGAGCTACGACTTCGGCGGCAAGTCCTCGGTCGTCGAGCTCTACATCTCCTACCTGCGCAAGAAGATCGATGCCGGCCGCACTCCCCTGCTGCACACCGTCCGCGGCGTCGGCTACATGATCAAGGCCCCGCAGTGA
- a CDS encoding bifunctional 4-hydroxy-2-oxoglutarate aldolase/2-dehydro-3-deoxy-phosphogluconate aldolase, whose translation MVSIVDNDQLRERVRRERIVAILRGTDVDATVVAARTLIEAGIGTVEIALTLKDAGEAIRQLVADAPAGALVGAGTVLTEADVDHAVDAGAQFIVTPTLAPSVGYAIGQRLGVLPGVYTPTEIHRGMEMGAAAVKLFPASALGPGFVKAVRDPLPDARILPVGGVTVESIGDYLGAGAFGFGIGGPLVGDAARPGGDLAALASRAAAFRAALEAAEPGAVSP comes from the coding sequence ATGGTGAGCATCGTGGACAACGACCAGCTGCGCGAGCGCGTCCGCCGGGAGCGCATCGTCGCGATCCTGCGCGGAACCGATGTGGATGCGACGGTCGTCGCCGCGCGGACCCTGATCGAGGCCGGTATCGGCACGGTCGAGATCGCGCTCACGCTGAAGGACGCGGGCGAGGCGATCCGTCAGCTCGTCGCGGATGCCCCGGCCGGGGCGCTGGTGGGAGCCGGCACCGTCCTCACCGAGGCGGACGTCGACCATGCCGTCGACGCCGGCGCGCAGTTCATCGTCACCCCCACGCTCGCACCCTCCGTGGGCTATGCGATCGGGCAGCGCCTCGGGGTGCTGCCCGGCGTGTACACCCCGACGGAGATCCACCGCGGCATGGAAATGGGGGCGGCAGCGGTCAAGCTGTTCCCGGCATCCGCGCTCGGGCCGGGGTTCGTCAAGGCCGTGCGCGACCCTCTGCCTGACGCGCGCATACTGCCGGTCGGCGGCGTGACGGTCGAGAGCATCGGAGACTATCTCGGAGCCGGCGCATTCGGCTTCGGGATCGGCGGACCGCTGGTCGGCGATGCCGCTCGTCCTGGCGGCGATCTCGCGGCACTGGCGTCTCGAGCCGCGGCGTTCCGTGCGGCGCTCGAGGCGGCAGAGCCGGGGGCGGTTTCGCCCTGA
- the dgoD gene encoding galactonate dehydratase: protein MTSIISRVEALPVAPRWLFVRIETSDGIVGWGEASLEGYGDVVRVAVEQFAAYLIGKDPGVIEDHWQVLTKGQFYRGGAVLASAVSGVDQALWDIKGKRLGVPVHDLLGGAVRERIRAYGWVGGDDPSEVADQITAQLEVGLTAVKMNASGRMGRNGSVTELDGVVARVASARAVLGPDRDVAVDLHGRFSLATARRLAPMLEPLHPFFIEEPVVPENSHVIGRMVDATTVPIATGERLYSRQEFLPVLQAGIGIAQPDLSHAGGISEVRRIAALAETFDVTLAPHCPLGPLALAACLQVGFATPNYLIQEQSIGIHYNKGAEVLDYVLDTGPLKFVDGSFERLTGPGLGIEIDEQAVRQAASRWETWQNPIWRHDDGSVAEW, encoded by the coding sequence GTGACCTCGATCATCTCGCGCGTCGAGGCGCTCCCTGTCGCACCCCGATGGCTGTTCGTGCGGATCGAGACGAGCGACGGGATCGTCGGGTGGGGTGAGGCGTCGCTGGAGGGCTACGGCGACGTCGTCCGAGTGGCCGTCGAGCAGTTCGCCGCGTACCTGATCGGCAAGGACCCCGGTGTCATCGAGGATCACTGGCAGGTGCTGACCAAGGGCCAGTTCTACCGCGGCGGCGCGGTGCTGGCGAGCGCCGTGTCCGGTGTCGATCAGGCGCTGTGGGACATCAAGGGCAAGCGCCTCGGCGTCCCCGTGCATGATCTGCTCGGCGGCGCGGTCCGTGAGCGCATACGCGCGTACGGCTGGGTGGGCGGCGACGATCCGTCCGAAGTCGCCGACCAGATCACCGCGCAGCTGGAGGTCGGTCTGACGGCCGTCAAGATGAACGCCTCCGGTCGGATGGGGCGAAACGGATCGGTCACCGAGCTCGACGGCGTCGTCGCGCGCGTCGCCAGCGCGAGAGCGGTTCTCGGGCCCGACCGGGATGTCGCCGTCGACCTGCACGGACGCTTCTCGCTGGCCACGGCCCGGCGTCTGGCGCCGATGCTCGAACCGCTGCATCCGTTCTTCATCGAGGAACCCGTCGTGCCGGAGAACTCGCACGTCATCGGCAGGATGGTGGACGCGACCACCGTGCCGATCGCAACGGGCGAGCGCCTCTACAGCCGTCAGGAGTTCCTTCCGGTCCTGCAGGCCGGGATCGGGATCGCGCAGCCCGATCTGTCTCACGCCGGAGGCATCTCCGAGGTGCGGCGCATCGCGGCTCTCGCCGAGACCTTCGACGTGACGCTGGCCCCGCACTGTCCGCTGGGTCCGCTGGCGCTGGCGGCGTGCCTGCAGGTCGGATTCGCGACCCCGAACTACCTCATCCAGGAGCAGTCGATCGGCATCCACTACAACAAGGGAGCCGAGGTGCTGGACTACGTCCTTGATACCGGACCGCTCAAGTTCGTCGACGGATCCTTCGAGCGCCTCACCGGCCCCGGCCTCGGGATCGAGATCGACGAGCAGGCCGTCCGCCAGGCGGCATCGCGCTGGGAGACCTGGCAGAACCCCATCTGGCGCCACGACGACGGTTCGGTGGCCGAATGGTGA
- a CDS encoding FAD-binding oxidoreductase, with protein MTESVVIRPTTVEEVAAAVRRARHESLPITVVAGGHGPWSHGASEGLRIELADFADIEIDGTTVHVGGGAVWGDVAAAIGPNGLAISSGDTATVGVGGLTLGGGIGWMVRAWGLAVDQLVGAQIVTATGDVVEASATENPDLFWALRGGGGNFGIVTRFDFAAHELDGIVFAENALTADPAVVLRTARDVMQDAPRELTLTYMDVPAMDPSAPAGASLSAVWAGTDAERLRQALAPISAIDGVSTTITTPAYRDILMVPPTPPEGAEQLPPGFIGGNGLFARLDDDLIDRLVAFRAAYPVSVVFLRSLGGAFGEIDQESTAFPAREATWFVMAGAFDIPGLVDDEARTSILADWERIEQDRIAEYGNFAATERPAAVPGMFTSAAHARLAEIKRVWDPENLFRRNHNIVP; from the coding sequence ATGACCGAATCCGTCGTCATCCGCCCCACCACCGTTGAAGAGGTCGCCGCCGCCGTGCGGCGCGCACGCCACGAGTCCCTGCCGATCACCGTCGTCGCCGGTGGTCACGGACCGTGGTCCCACGGCGCATCCGAAGGGCTGCGCATCGAACTCGCCGATTTCGCCGACATCGAGATAGACGGGACGACCGTCCACGTCGGCGGCGGGGCCGTCTGGGGGGACGTCGCCGCGGCGATCGGTCCGAACGGGCTCGCGATCAGTTCGGGCGACACCGCGACGGTCGGCGTCGGCGGACTCACCCTCGGCGGCGGCATCGGATGGATGGTGCGCGCGTGGGGTCTCGCCGTCGACCAGCTCGTGGGCGCACAGATCGTCACGGCGACCGGCGATGTCGTCGAGGCATCCGCGACCGAGAACCCCGACCTCTTCTGGGCGCTGCGCGGCGGCGGAGGCAACTTCGGCATCGTCACGCGCTTCGACTTCGCCGCGCACGAGCTCGACGGCATCGTGTTCGCCGAGAACGCGCTCACCGCAGACCCCGCCGTCGTGCTGCGGACCGCCCGCGACGTCATGCAGGATGCCCCGCGCGAGCTCACCCTCACGTACATGGACGTGCCGGCCATGGACCCCAGTGCCCCCGCCGGAGCCAGCCTCAGTGCTGTCTGGGCCGGCACGGATGCCGAGCGACTGCGCCAGGCGCTCGCGCCGATCTCCGCGATCGACGGCGTCTCCACCACGATCACGACTCCGGCCTACCGCGACATCCTGATGGTGCCGCCGACGCCGCCCGAGGGGGCGGAGCAGCTGCCCCCGGGCTTCATCGGAGGCAACGGTCTGTTCGCCCGGCTCGATGACGACCTCATCGACCGCCTTGTGGCGTTTCGCGCTGCCTACCCGGTGTCCGTGGTGTTCCTTCGTTCGCTCGGCGGCGCGTTCGGCGAGATCGACCAGGAATCCACGGCCTTCCCTGCGCGGGAGGCGACCTGGTTCGTGATGGCCGGTGCGTTCGACATTCCGGGCCTCGTCGATGACGAAGCGCGGACCAGCATCCTCGCGGACTGGGAGCGCATCGAGCAGGACCGAATCGCGGAGTACGGCAACTTCGCCGCCACCGAACGCCCGGCGGCCGTGCCGGGGATGTTCACGAGTGCGGCGCATGCGCGTCTCGCCGAGATCAAGCGGGTCTGGGATCCGGAGAACCTGTTCCGACGCAACCACAACATCGTGCCGTGA
- a CDS encoding FadR/GntR family transcriptional regulator, producing the protein MTDLAGTDPLPTLPPAVGDLRNMVLDTLGREICAGRIASETIFTTESIESRFQVSRPVVREALRALQQLGMVAPKRRIGVRVLPPSEWNAYDLQVIRWRLAGPGRVAQLRSLTELRGAIEPAAARLAAMRAPLDRASDLVGLAGRVWAAGRQGDAEEFLRVDLQFHRLILEMSGNEMFAQLHSLVEEVLRGRTHYRLMPQFPAPEALQWHVDIATAIQTGNADKAAQATIAITERALTEMSSIWEQQLDRHEGDAEFTAAP; encoded by the coding sequence ATGACCGACCTCGCCGGCACCGACCCGCTTCCGACCCTCCCGCCCGCGGTCGGCGACCTGCGCAACATGGTCCTGGACACTCTCGGCAGAGAGATCTGCGCAGGACGGATCGCGTCGGAGACGATCTTCACGACCGAGTCGATCGAGAGCCGCTTCCAGGTCTCGCGCCCCGTCGTGCGCGAGGCACTGCGTGCTCTTCAACAGCTCGGGATGGTGGCACCCAAGCGTCGCATCGGCGTTCGCGTCCTCCCGCCGAGCGAGTGGAACGCATACGATCTCCAGGTCATCCGCTGGCGTCTCGCCGGGCCGGGGCGCGTCGCGCAGCTGCGGTCGTTGACCGAACTGCGCGGTGCGATCGAACCGGCAGCGGCACGACTGGCCGCGATGCGCGCGCCGCTCGACCGCGCGAGCGATCTGGTCGGGCTCGCCGGGCGCGTCTGGGCCGCCGGTCGCCAGGGGGATGCCGAGGAGTTCCTCCGCGTCGACCTGCAGTTTCATCGCCTGATCCTGGAGATGAGCGGGAACGAGATGTTCGCGCAGCTGCACAGCCTCGTCGAGGAGGTGCTGCGCGGCCGCACGCACTACCGTCTGATGCCGCAGTTCCCAGCGCCGGAGGCGCTCCAGTGGCACGTCGACATCGCCACCGCGATCCAGACGGGCAACGCCGACAAGGCGGCACAGGCGACGATCGCGATCACAGAGCGTGCCCTGACCGAGATGTCCTCGATCTGGGAGCAGCAGCTCGATCGTCACGAGGGCGACGCGGAATTCACAGCCGCCCCATAA
- a CDS encoding flavodoxin reductase, with the protein MTTSFTAFRQQVLARLGSVSMYRLVLAALATLAVIAVALSALGVIVAPTPLEILVSFVVLTVVISVVDAVAQRILRLPWRVESSLVTALILLFVLRPGYEPAAILGLALAGALASLSKYIIAWRGRHIFNPAAFGAAVVSILGAFGALEWLGTSSSWWIGTPSMALPVAVLGLLVLWRTEKVRVVLVFVLIAVATAVLRQFIQAQQFGLDVELGTALSFAVLQTPFLFLGAFMLSEPLTLPPRRWQQFWVAGAVGVLAGWPISVAGLFTLGQERALLIGNLIAFAFALRGSVRLTLRSREFITPTVQELTFQARGKLRFLAGQYLELDVPHRRPDARGTRREFSIVSAPADLPTLRIAYKNGDQKHPSSYKRALAAAEPGATLAVTGTWGDFLLPRGEAPVLMVAAGIGVTPFVSQLRQLASTGQQRDIVLVYVASDPAELAFRDELAATGVPVIVFTRAEPEDLPPHWRWAGGVRLDAEHLERVVGDLSGRHAFISGPPRLIADLAPAMHKARSLTTDAFAGY; encoded by the coding sequence GTGACGACGTCCTTCACCGCATTCCGACAGCAGGTCCTGGCCCGGCTGGGCTCAGTCTCGATGTACCGGCTCGTCCTGGCGGCCCTCGCGACCCTGGCGGTGATCGCCGTCGCGCTGTCGGCTCTCGGCGTGATCGTCGCCCCCACGCCGCTGGAGATCCTCGTCTCCTTCGTCGTGCTGACGGTGGTGATCTCGGTGGTGGATGCCGTCGCGCAGCGCATCCTGCGATTGCCGTGGCGCGTCGAGTCCTCCCTCGTGACGGCGCTCATCCTGCTGTTCGTGCTCCGACCCGGTTACGAGCCGGCCGCGATCCTGGGGCTGGCGCTGGCCGGCGCGCTGGCGAGCCTGTCGAAGTACATCATCGCCTGGCGCGGACGGCACATCTTCAACCCCGCGGCGTTCGGCGCCGCGGTCGTGTCGATCCTGGGAGCGTTCGGCGCGCTCGAATGGCTGGGCACGTCCTCGTCCTGGTGGATCGGCACGCCGTCGATGGCGCTGCCCGTCGCGGTCCTCGGCCTCCTGGTGCTGTGGCGCACCGAGAAGGTCAGGGTCGTGCTGGTCTTCGTTCTGATCGCGGTCGCTACCGCAGTTCTGCGGCAGTTCATCCAGGCGCAGCAGTTCGGGCTCGATGTCGAGCTCGGCACGGCACTGTCGTTCGCGGTGCTGCAGACGCCGTTCCTGTTCCTCGGCGCGTTCATGCTGTCCGAGCCGCTCACGCTTCCACCGCGGCGGTGGCAGCAGTTCTGGGTCGCCGGCGCGGTCGGCGTGCTCGCCGGCTGGCCGATCTCGGTCGCCGGGCTGTTCACGCTCGGCCAGGAGCGGGCCCTGCTGATCGGCAACCTGATCGCCTTCGCCTTCGCCCTCCGCGGCTCGGTCCGGCTGACGCTCCGCAGCCGCGAGTTCATCACGCCGACCGTCCAGGAGCTCACGTTCCAGGCGCGGGGGAAGCTCCGGTTCCTGGCAGGGCAGTACCTCGAGCTGGACGTGCCGCACCGGCGTCCGGATGCCAGGGGCACGCGCCGCGAGTTCAGCATCGTCTCCGCACCCGCTGACCTGCCTACCCTGCGCATCGCGTACAAGAACGGCGATCAGAAGCATCCGTCCAGCTACAAGCGCGCCCTCGCGGCCGCGGAGCCGGGGGCGACGCTCGCCGTGACCGGTACGTGGGGCGACTTCCTCCTGCCGCGTGGCGAGGCTCCCGTGCTGATGGTCGCAGCCGGGATCGGCGTGACGCCGTTCGTCTCGCAGCTGCGTCAGCTGGCCAGCACCGGACAGCAGCGCGACATCGTGCTCGTGTACGTCGCGTCGGACCCTGCGGAGCTGGCGTTCCGCGACGAGTTGGCCGCGACCGGAGTGCCCGTGATCGTCTTCACCCGTGCGGAGCCGGAGGACCTGCCGCCGCACTGGCGCTGGGCCGGCGGTGTGCGCCTCGACGCCGAGCATCTCGAGCGCGTCGTGGGCGACCTGTCGGGCAGGCACGCGTTCATCTCGGGTCCGCCCCGCCTCATCGCCGATCTCGCGCCGGCGATGCACAAGGCGCGATCGCTCACGACCGACGCGTTCGCCGGGTACTGA
- a CDS encoding sensor histidine kinase, protein MTTTNPARRPVTLQTRLMAAVIGFVSLILIIVAVITSATLGTTLENQLDQKVLSNLARLESYTDNRAPLARITGQELTAEMVMKGVTSADGVVLAIAGGQDSIPPSGVVVEQGTTTPLTQTQLRQIDQELEDSRLVTVTIDDLGSYRIAATQTQHGGITVVTGLPRDEIQNTLARLFTVIAMATLGGLILLALTTAITIRVGLRPLRAVAATATRVANQPLDRGEVSITERVPAAEADPRTETGLVGAALNTLLDHVDSSLSARQQNEERMRRFVADASHELRTPLASIRGYSELSLKALSRAEQAGTAATPAAMESTGSALERIQAQSIRMTRLVEDLLLLARLDEGRELVHGTVDLTQLAVEGVADARPTAPDHAWDLEIPAEPVTVVGDAGRLHQVVTNLLANARTHTPAGTTITMTVSQDGDHGILRVHDDGPGIDPAVRDELFARFVRGDSSRARQTGGTGLGLAIVKAIVDGHHGDIAVDSEPGSTTFTVRLPVNPASPGRGAGGAS, encoded by the coding sequence GTGACCACGACGAACCCCGCGCGACGGCCGGTCACCCTGCAGACCCGGCTGATGGCTGCCGTGATCGGGTTCGTCTCCCTCATCCTCATCATCGTCGCCGTCATCACCAGCGCGACGCTGGGCACCACCCTCGAGAACCAGCTCGATCAGAAGGTGCTCTCCAACCTCGCGCGCCTCGAGTCCTATACGGACAACAGGGCGCCTCTGGCCCGCATCACGGGCCAGGAGCTCACCGCCGAGATGGTGATGAAGGGCGTCACCTCCGCCGATGGCGTGGTCCTCGCGATCGCCGGCGGTCAGGACTCGATCCCCCCGAGCGGCGTTGTGGTCGAACAGGGCACGACGACTCCGCTCACGCAGACGCAGTTGCGCCAGATCGATCAGGAGCTCGAGGATTCGCGACTGGTCACCGTCACCATCGACGACCTGGGTTCGTACCGGATCGCGGCGACGCAGACCCAGCACGGCGGCATCACCGTCGTCACCGGCCTCCCTCGGGACGAGATCCAGAACACGCTCGCTCGCCTGTTCACGGTCATCGCGATGGCTACTCTCGGAGGGCTCATCCTCCTGGCGCTCACGACGGCGATCACGATCCGCGTCGGACTCCGCCCGCTTCGGGCTGTGGCCGCGACGGCGACCCGCGTGGCCAACCAGCCGCTGGATCGGGGCGAGGTCTCGATCACCGAGCGGGTCCCGGCGGCCGAGGCCGACCCCCGCACCGAGACGGGTCTGGTCGGCGCGGCTCTGAACACCCTGCTGGACCACGTCGACAGCTCGCTGTCCGCCCGCCAGCAGAACGAGGAACGGATGCGGCGCTTCGTCGCCGACGCCAGCCACGAGTTGCGCACCCCGCTCGCCTCGATCCGCGGCTACTCCGAGCTGTCCCTCAAGGCGCTCAGCAGAGCCGAACAGGCCGGGACCGCCGCGACGCCGGCCGCCATGGAGAGCACCGGCTCCGCCCTGGAGCGCATCCAGGCCCAGTCGATACGCATGACACGGCTGGTCGAGGACCTCCTGCTCCTGGCGCGACTGGACGAGGGACGCGAGCTCGTGCACGGCACCGTCGACCTGACGCAGCTCGCCGTCGAAGGCGTCGCGGATGCCCGCCCCACGGCCCCGGATCACGCCTGGGATCTCGAGATCCCTGCAGAGCCGGTCACGGTCGTCGGCGACGCCGGACGTCTGCACCAGGTCGTGACGAACCTCCTCGCGAACGCGCGCACCCACACTCCGGCCGGTACGACGATCACCATGACCGTGTCGCAGGACGGCGACCACGGCATCCTGCGGGTCCATGACGACGGCCCTGGGATCGACCCAGCGGTACGCGATGAGCTGTTCGCGCGATTCGTGCGGGGCGACAGCTCGCGGGCCCGTCAGACCGGAGGCACCGGCCTCGGCTTGGCGATCGTGAAGGCGATCGTCGACGGACACCACGGCGACATCGCCGTCGACAGCGAGCCGGGGTCCACGACCTTCACCGTCCGCCTCCCCGTGAACCCGGCATCGCCCGGCCGGGGCGCCGGGGGCGCGAGCTGA
- a CDS encoding FAD:protein FMN transferase, which yields MTLWRFDAIGTRWEIESERVLTDHERARVGEVIDRFDREWSRFRSDSVVSSLAAGGSAALPVDAAAMLDAYRELSDATAGAVNPLVGRSLAALGYDASLSLVASDAEPAPDDWPSILGWRERLTLAEPAIIDVGALGKGRLVDLVQRELADVPGGLVVDASGDLAVRGRELRVGLEHPYDSARAIGVATIRDQALCASAVNRRVWGDGLHHVLDARTGLPVLTWAATWAIAPDAMHADAVATALFFDGGTRLAAEWGVEWVRMSTDGRTQRSAGCPVELFTTAS from the coding sequence GTGACGCTCTGGCGCTTCGACGCGATCGGCACCCGCTGGGAGATCGAGAGCGAACGCGTGCTCACCGACCATGAGCGCGCCCGCGTGGGCGAGGTCATCGATCGGTTCGATCGGGAGTGGTCGAGGTTCCGCTCGGATTCGGTCGTCAGCTCTCTCGCGGCCGGTGGGTCCGCGGCGCTGCCGGTGGATGCCGCGGCGATGCTGGATGCCTACCGGGAGCTGTCCGACGCGACCGCGGGAGCGGTGAATCCGCTCGTCGGCCGCAGCCTCGCCGCGCTCGGCTACGACGCCTCTCTTTCGCTGGTGGCATCGGATGCCGAGCCGGCGCCGGACGACTGGCCATCGATCCTGGGCTGGCGCGAACGCCTGACGCTAGCGGAGCCGGCGATCATCGACGTCGGAGCCCTCGGGAAGGGGCGGCTGGTCGACCTCGTCCAGCGGGAGCTCGCGGACGTCCCCGGCGGCCTCGTGGTCGACGCGTCCGGCGACCTCGCCGTTCGTGGACGGGAGCTGCGGGTCGGGCTGGAGCATCCCTACGACTCCGCGCGGGCGATCGGCGTCGCGACGATCCGTGATCAGGCGCTGTGCGCGTCGGCCGTCAACCGTCGGGTCTGGGGAGACGGGCTGCACCACGTGCTCGACGCCCGCACCGGACTGCCTGTCCTGACGTGGGCCGCGACATGGGCGATCGCCCCCGACGCCATGCACGCGGATGCCGTGGCGACCGCCCTGTTCTTCGACGGGGGCACGCGGCTCGCCGCCGAGTGGGGAGTCGAGTGGGTGCGGATGAGCACGGACGGCCGGACCCAGCGTTCGGCGGGATGTCCGGTCGAACTGTTCACGACGGCCTCCTGA
- a CDS encoding FMN-binding protein, giving the protein MIRTTVPSFARKGAAVAGVAGLLVLAGCSGDADAEGSAESDAADSGTTTAEYTDGTYTAEGSYQTPETVETISVTLTLADGVVTEVEVTGDPQAPETEQFQGQFIDGIDEEVVGVAIDDIDVDRVAGSSLTSGGFNAAVDDIKEQAAA; this is encoded by the coding sequence ATGATCCGCACGACCGTTCCCTCATTCGCCCGCAAGGGTGCCGCCGTCGCCGGTGTCGCCGGACTCCTCGTGCTCGCCGGGTGCTCCGGTGACGCGGATGCCGAAGGCAGTGCGGAGTCGGACGCTGCCGACTCCGGCACGACCACGGCGGAGTACACCGACGGCACGTACACCGCTGAAGGCTCGTACCAGACGCCGGAGACCGTCGAGACGATCTCCGTCACGCTGACCCTGGCGGACGGTGTCGTCACCGAGGTCGAGGTGACCGGCGACCCGCAGGCACCGGAGACCGAGCAGTTCCAGGGACAGTTCATCGACGGGATCGACGAGGAGGTCGTCGGCGTCGCGATCGACGACATCGACGTGGATCGCGTCGCGGGTTCGTCGCTCACCAGCGGCGGATTCAACGCAGCCGTGGATGACATCAAGGAGCAGGCGGCGGCGTAG